A region from the Halobacillus mangrovi genome encodes:
- a CDS encoding MFS transporter — protein MSHPSVERTYRFIQMFYFFTFFSFGALFPLLSVFLEEEKGLNHTQIGIVIAALPLVTIFIQPIWGMISDYTRRPKKLLMIAALAASILGWFYPVLQVFPVLLIGIISIAIFQSGIVPLSDSLSLNFVQKNGKEYGNIRLWGAVGFAVSVFILGRVTEATGSLDWIFYFFSSGLLLCLIALLQFPKRADEVTVSFRAGLKVLVRQKPFLLFLVSNFLIFGPVLANNYYFGTFILSVGGTLSGVGIAFLLAAGSEAPFMKFSQQVINRFGVLSVIMISAFVSCVRWFLYFFEPSSEVVYATTIVQGISVGLYIPAALILVRELAPDNVRATAVGLYSAVGNGLGNAFFTFIGGVLIDLWSVTGMYGFFAGMTFIGILLVMAVSRWTNLSSKEEVA, from the coding sequence ATGTCGCATCCATCTGTAGAAAGAACTTATCGATTCATTCAAATGTTTTATTTTTTTACATTTTTTAGCTTTGGAGCATTATTCCCTTTGCTTTCCGTTTTTTTAGAGGAAGAGAAGGGACTCAACCATACACAGATTGGAATAGTCATCGCAGCCTTACCGTTAGTCACGATCTTCATTCAACCCATATGGGGAATGATCAGTGACTACACAAGGAGACCCAAAAAGCTGCTAATGATTGCAGCATTAGCTGCAAGTATACTAGGCTGGTTTTATCCAGTCCTGCAAGTTTTCCCCGTTCTATTGATTGGTATTATCAGTATAGCCATATTTCAGTCTGGAATCGTTCCGCTATCAGACAGCCTGTCTTTGAATTTTGTTCAAAAAAACGGGAAAGAATATGGCAATATCCGTTTATGGGGAGCGGTGGGATTTGCAGTATCGGTGTTCATCTTAGGAAGGGTAACAGAGGCAACAGGTTCACTCGATTGGATCTTTTATTTCTTTTCTTCTGGACTTCTATTATGCTTAATTGCGCTGCTTCAATTTCCTAAGAGAGCCGATGAAGTAACGGTTTCCTTCCGTGCAGGCTTAAAGGTTCTTGTAAGACAAAAACCATTCTTGTTGTTTTTAGTTTCAAACTTCTTAATATTTGGACCGGTCTTAGCGAACAATTATTATTTTGGAACGTTCATCCTTTCAGTTGGAGGGACCTTATCAGGCGTAGGAATTGCTTTCTTACTTGCGGCTGGAAGCGAAGCGCCCTTTATGAAGTTCTCTCAGCAGGTCATCAATCGATTTGGCGTTCTTTCTGTCATTATGATCAGTGCTTTCGTCTCTTGTGTGAGATGGTTTTTGTATTTTTTTGAGCCTTCCAGTGAGGTGGTGTATGCCACGACGATTGTACAAGGGATATCTGTTGGACTTTACATTCCAGCAGCTCTAATTCTTGTCAGGGAATTAGCTCCAGATAATGTACGGGCAACGGCTGTTGGACTTTATTCCGCAGTAGGAAATGGACTGGGAAATGCATTCTTTACCTTTATTGGAGGCGTGTTGATTGACCTCTGGAGCGTCACAGGGATGTATGGGTTCTTTGCTGGAATGACATTCATAGGCATTCTGCTGGTTATGGCTGTTTCTAGGTGGACGAATTTATCAAGTAAGGAGGAAGTAGCGTGA
- the thpR gene encoding RNA 2',3'-cyclic phosphodiesterase — translation MTAHYFIGIKVDKSIRAKLTEWQNVLADSMNYKDWTCEEDFHITLKFLGGCSDKTIETYKNKLMNEDWTGAFQITIGPAGYFGNPKQPRVFYADAEKPKELEVIKLEIEKIGSELGFQPERRTYRPHVTLAKKNAEGKSPLALENYDPLLDESYSMLIDHFSIFRIHPQQKPKYEEIAHIPLNKEM, via the coding sequence GTGACAGCGCACTATTTTATTGGTATCAAAGTGGACAAATCTATAAGAGCTAAATTGACTGAATGGCAAAATGTGCTTGCAGATTCGATGAACTATAAAGATTGGACGTGTGAAGAAGACTTTCATATAACATTAAAGTTCTTAGGAGGCTGTTCCGATAAAACCATTGAGACGTATAAAAACAAGTTGATGAATGAGGATTGGACAGGAGCCTTCCAGATAACCATCGGTCCAGCTGGTTATTTTGGTAATCCGAAACAACCGCGTGTCTTTTATGCTGATGCTGAAAAGCCAAAAGAATTAGAAGTAATCAAATTAGAAATTGAGAAAATAGGAAGCGAGCTTGGCTTCCAACCGGAACGAAGAACGTATCGCCCACACGTAACTTTGGCAAAAAAGAATGCTGAAGGTAAGTCTCCTCTTGCTCTTGAAAATTATGATCCTTTATTGGATGAATCTTATTCCATGTTAATCGATCATTTTTCCATCTTCCGTATTCATCCGCAGCAAAAGCCTAAATATGAAGAGATTGCCCATATCCCCCTGAATAAGGAAATGTAA